From Chryseobacterium gallinarum, one genomic window encodes:
- a CDS encoding isoaspartyl peptidase/L-asparaginase, whose protein sequence is MKIIIHGGFFSESDQSHEIKTAKQNSLKEIAKKAYEYLQDHSAFDTVAYAVSLLEDDPLYNAGTGSQIQSDGIIRMSAAIMDGETQKLSGVINIQDVKNPIFVAKDLIREDDRVLGGQGAKNYASSHGFDDFSTEIPQRRKEYEAKRNNGGKGTVGCVAFDKDGKLAVATSTGGKGFEIPGRISDSATVAGNYANSFCAVSCTGVGEDIVSNATAAKIVTRVTDGMNLQTAFSKTFEELKTIDGFAGAIAIDKEGNIFHQDSYPTMVFASFDGENFEVFS, encoded by the coding sequence ATGAAAATCATTATCCACGGCGGTTTTTTCTCAGAAAGCGACCAAAGCCATGAAATAAAAACGGCAAAACAAAATTCATTAAAGGAAATTGCGAAGAAAGCCTATGAATATCTTCAGGATCATTCTGCCTTTGACACGGTAGCGTATGCCGTTTCTCTTCTTGAGGATGATCCGCTGTACAATGCAGGAACCGGTTCTCAAATCCAGAGTGACGGTATTATCCGCATGAGTGCAGCTATTATGGATGGCGAAACCCAGAAATTAAGCGGTGTCATCAATATTCAGGATGTAAAAAATCCTATTTTCGTTGCCAAAGATCTGATCAGGGAAGATGACAGGGTTCTGGGAGGTCAGGGAGCCAAGAACTATGCTTCATCACATGGTTTTGATGATTTTTCTACTGAAATCCCTCAACGAAGAAAAGAATATGAAGCCAAGCGTAACAATGGAGGAAAAGGAACGGTAGGCTGTGTTGCTTTTGATAAGGACGGTAAACTGGCCGTTGCTACTTCTACAGGAGGTAAAGGTTTTGAAATCCCGGGACGAATTTCGGATTCTGCAACCGTGGCAGGAAATTATGCCAACTCATTCTGTGCCGTAAGCTGTACCGGTGTGGGAGAAGATATTGTAAGCAATGCTACTGCTGCTAAAATTGTGACCCGTGTTACGGATGGTATGAACCTTCAGACTGCCTTTAGCAAAACATTTGAAGAGCTTAAAACAATTGATGGATTTGCCGGAGCTATTGCCATTGATAAAGAAGGGAATATATTTCATCAGGACTCTTATCCTACCATGGTTTTTGCAAGTTTTGACGGCGAAAATTTTGAAGTCTTCTCATAA
- a CDS encoding cyanophycinase gives MTKPVGKLIVIGGAVNKGSFAETDYDQNIEKNLNFFERGILRKIINESKHKEDSVIEIITTASQIPQIVGAEYKKAFEFLGAKNVNILDVHNREEANSDAIVARANAADVMMFTGGDQLRLTSILGGTRFHDTVLLKYQEQDFIYSGTSAGAAAASENMIYQGSSSEALLKGEIKTTQGLGLIDNVIIDTHFVQRGRIGRLFQAVVNNPRTLGIGLGEDTGLFIHNDVMTAVGSGLVILVDGRFIKDTNLTNINLGEPISIDNLTVHVMSMNDHYDLTTKVLTIENSQFNPIPQDR, from the coding sequence ATGACGAAACCTGTTGGAAAATTAATAGTTATCGGTGGAGCTGTGAACAAAGGGAGCTTTGCAGAAACCGATTATGACCAGAATATCGAAAAGAATCTTAACTTTTTTGAACGAGGAATCCTAAGAAAGATTATCAACGAGTCAAAGCATAAGGAAGATTCAGTCATTGAAATTATCACCACCGCATCGCAGATTCCACAGATTGTAGGTGCCGAATATAAAAAAGCTTTTGAATTTCTTGGCGCAAAGAATGTCAATATTCTTGATGTTCACAACCGTGAAGAAGCCAATTCTGATGCGATAGTGGCAAGAGCCAATGCTGCCGATGTCATGATGTTTACCGGTGGAGATCAGCTGAGGCTTACATCTATTCTGGGAGGCACCAGGTTTCATGATACGGTTTTATTAAAATACCAGGAACAGGATTTCATTTATTCCGGGACTTCTGCCGGGGCTGCCGCAGCTTCAGAAAATATGATTTACCAGGGAAGCAGCTCGGAAGCTTTGTTAAAAGGAGAAATTAAAACAACACAAGGCCTCGGGCTCATTGATAATGTGATTATAGACACCCATTTTGTACAACGGGGCCGGATCGGACGCCTTTTCCAGGCTGTTGTCAACAATCCGAGAACATTGGGAATCGGGCTGGGAGAAGACACCGGTCTTTTTATTCATAATGATGTCATGACCGCAGTAGGTTCGGGGCTTGTAATCTTAGTAGACGGAAGATTTATTAAGGATACCAACCTTACCAATATCAATTTGGGAGAGCCTATTTCCATAGATAATTTAACTGTACATGTCATGTCTATGAATGATCACTATGACCTGACAACAAAAGTACTTACCATAGAAAACTCCCAGTTTAACCCGATTCCCCAGGATAGATAA
- the cphA gene encoding cyanophycin synthetase: protein MKIEKIQALRGPNIWSIRRKKLIQMRLDLEEMEEYPTNKIAGFRERIEQLIPSLITHRCSEGVEGGFFHRVETGTWMGHVIEHIALEIQTLAGMDVGFGRTRETKTPGVYNVVFNYLEENAGIYAAEEAVKIAEALIEGKDYDLNACIHKLKEIRERVRLGPSTGSIVEEAASRKIPWIRLGTNSLVQLGYGVNQQRFQATITGNTSSIAVDIACNKELTKKMLHDAAIPVPLGDLVADEESLKSVIGKIGYPVVLKPLDGNHGKGSSINVNDWEAAKKGLEHAQQYSKKVIVEKYITGYDFRVLVINNKMVAAARRVPAHVVGDGDLNIQQLIEKENKDPRRGYGHENVLTEIDVDKDTLTLLEKLQYTLETIPQKGEIVYLKSTANLSTGGTSIDVTDMVHPENITMAERISKIIGLDVCGIDIMAENLTQPLKESGGAIIEVNAAPGFRMHLAPSEGLPRNVAAPVVDMLYPPGKPFTIPIIAVTGTNGKTTTTRLISHIVKSNGYRVGFTTSDGIYIQNTMLSKGDTTGPLSAEFILKDPTVEFAVLETARGGILRSGLGFSQCDIGVLTNIAEDHLGMNDIHSLKDLTKVKRVVLDSVKKNGWSVLNADNEYSMRIVNDLDCNVAIFSMDENNPHMVRFAKEGKITCVYEEGFVTIKKGDWKIRIGKAKDFPITMEGKARFMIENVLAASLASYLYGFGIEDISNSLRTFIPSAQLTPGRLNVFKFKNFKVLIDFAHNPAGYEAIEDYLKNIESTKKIGIISGVGDRRDNDIRECGKIAGRMFDHIIIRNEKHLRGRTEDEINGLIIEGMQSSGRDVSYEIIPKEIEALKHAIGMAEEGTFITALSDVISNAIDLVQEYQTKELLEDDKNL from the coding sequence ATGAAAATCGAAAAGATTCAGGCGCTACGTGGTCCTAACATCTGGAGTATCAGAAGAAAGAAGCTGATACAAATGAGATTGGACCTTGAGGAGATGGAAGAATATCCTACCAATAAAATTGCAGGATTCAGAGAAAGAATTGAACAATTAATCCCCTCGTTGATTACCCACCGTTGCTCGGAAGGAGTAGAGGGAGGCTTTTTCCATAGAGTGGAAACAGGAACCTGGATGGGGCATGTCATTGAGCATATTGCATTAGAAATTCAAACATTGGCGGGTATGGACGTTGGTTTCGGAAGAACCCGCGAAACAAAAACGCCGGGAGTTTATAATGTAGTCTTCAATTACCTTGAAGAAAATGCAGGTATTTATGCCGCAGAAGAAGCAGTTAAAATTGCAGAAGCATTAATTGAAGGGAAAGACTATGACCTGAATGCATGTATCCACAAATTAAAAGAAATCAGGGAGCGTGTGCGGCTCGGGCCATCTACAGGAAGTATTGTAGAAGAGGCCGCTTCCAGAAAAATTCCGTGGATCAGATTAGGAACCAACTCTTTGGTACAGCTTGGCTATGGAGTGAACCAACAGCGTTTTCAGGCAACGATTACAGGAAATACCAGTTCGATTGCTGTGGATATTGCATGTAATAAAGAACTAACAAAGAAAATGCTTCATGATGCAGCTATTCCGGTGCCATTGGGAGATCTGGTTGCAGATGAGGAAAGTTTGAAAAGTGTTATCGGAAAAATTGGTTATCCTGTTGTTTTAAAACCTTTGGACGGAAACCACGGAAAGGGTTCTTCCATAAATGTAAACGATTGGGAAGCTGCTAAGAAAGGTCTGGAACATGCCCAGCAATATTCCAAAAAGGTCATTGTTGAAAAATACATTACCGGTTACGATTTCCGCGTGTTGGTAATTAATAATAAAATGGTGGCCGCTGCAAGAAGAGTTCCTGCTCATGTTGTAGGAGATGGAGATCTGAATATTCAGCAGCTTATAGAAAAGGAAAACAAAGATCCGAGAAGAGGATACGGACATGAAAATGTGCTTACCGAGATTGATGTGGATAAAGATACTTTAACGTTATTGGAAAAACTTCAATATACCCTTGAAACTATTCCGCAGAAAGGGGAAATTGTTTATCTGAAATCTACAGCCAATCTTTCAACAGGAGGTACATCAATTGATGTTACAGATATGGTACATCCGGAAAATATTACCATGGCTGAAAGGATTTCTAAAATCATAGGCCTGGACGTATGCGGCATTGATATCATGGCAGAAAACCTGACACAGCCTTTAAAAGAAAGCGGTGGAGCAATCATAGAAGTGAATGCAGCTCCCGGATTCAGAATGCACCTGGCTCCAAGTGAAGGTTTACCAAGAAATGTAGCAGCTCCTGTTGTGGATATGCTTTATCCGCCGGGAAAACCTTTTACTATTCCAATTATTGCTGTAACAGGAACCAATGGAAAAACCACCACCACAAGACTGATTTCGCATATCGTTAAAAGTAATGGATATAGGGTAGGCTTTACCACTTCAGACGGTATTTATATCCAGAATACAATGCTGTCTAAAGGAGATACCACAGGACCGCTTTCTGCAGAATTCATTTTAAAAGATCCTACCGTAGAATTTGCCGTTCTTGAAACTGCCAGAGGAGGTATCCTGCGTTCAGGTTTAGGCTTTTCCCAATGTGATATAGGTGTACTAACGAATATTGCCGAAGATCACCTGGGAATGAACGATATCCATAGCCTGAAGGATCTTACCAAAGTGAAAAGAGTGGTATTGGACAGTGTGAAGAAAAATGGCTGGAGCGTACTGAATGCTGATAATGAATACTCCATGAGAATTGTAAATGATCTCGACTGTAATGTAGCTATCTTCAGTATGGATGAAAATAATCCTCATATGGTAAGGTTTGCCAAAGAAGGAAAAATTACCTGTGTATACGAAGAAGGGTTTGTAACTATTAAAAAGGGGGATTGGAAGATCAGAATAGGAAAAGCCAAAGATTTTCCGATTACTATGGAAGGGAAGGCCCGCTTTATGATTGAAAATGTATTGGCTGCAAGCCTGGCAAGCTATCTTTATGGATTTGGAATTGAAGACATATCCAATTCCCTGAGGACATTTATTCCAAGTGCACAGCTTACTCCGGGTAGACTGAATGTTTTCAAATTTAAAAACTTTAAAGTATTGATCGACTTTGCCCACAATCCGGCAGGTTATGAGGCGATTGAAGATTATCTTAAAAATATAGAATCCACCAAAAAAATAGGTATTATTTCCGGTGTCGGAGACAGACGTGACAATGATATCAGAGAATGCGGAAAGATCGCGGGAAGAATGTTCGATCATATCATTATCAGGAATGAAAAACACCTTCGCGGAAGAACTGAAGATGAGATCAATGGACTGATTATTGAAGGAATGCAGTCTTCGGGAAGGGATGTAAGCTACGAAATTATTCCTAAGGAAATTGAAGCGTTGAAGCATGCCATAGGAATGGCTGAAGAAGGTACCTTTATTACAGCATTAAGCGACGTTATTTCCAATGCTATTGACCTGGTTCAGGAATACCAGACAAAAGAGTTACTGGAAGACGACAAGAATTTGTAA